One genomic region from Muriicola soli encodes:
- the ccoS gene encoding cbb3-type cytochrome oxidase assembly protein CcoS, which produces MSVIYVLLTISIVVAIIFFVAFIHSVKSGQYEDSYTPSVRMLFEDELIRPDKNTSDQTLPISKKTSTKSKQI; this is translated from the coding sequence ATGAGTGTAATTTATGTTTTGCTGACCATTAGTATAGTGGTAGCTATCATTTTTTTTGTCGCCTTTATCCATTCCGTCAAGAGCGGACAGTATGAGGATTCCTATACCCCATCAGTCCGAATGCTTTTCGAAGATGAATTGATCAGGCCCGATAAAAACACTTCAGATCAAACCCTTCCAATATCCAAAAAAACCAGTACAAAAAGCAAACAAATTTAA
- a CDS encoding heavy metal translocating P-type ATPase has translation MDNKSCFHCGDPCDEATVLYQDKTFCCNGCKTVYEIFDSNDLKYYYDLQSAAGSTPKLSPGKYDYLENSEIAEQLLEFNDGKHQIISLFIPTIHCSSCIWVLENLGKLAPGIVQSQVDFPKKTLRISFRDKTISLKEIVELLAKIGYEPNISLADSEVKKNKDGKKIIYQLGVAGFGFGNIMFLSFPEYFEVGEYWLEQYKMLFRWLMFAFSLPVVFYAGRDYLLSAYKGIKSNFLNIDVPIALGILVLFIRSTLEIIFDWGSGFFDSLSGLIFFLLLGKYFQQRTYSFLSFERDYKSYFPVAITRIFNNGREESVRVNDLKKGDRLLIRHGELIPVDGILETGPAEIDYSFVTGEARPVHVDAGEKVFAGGKQLGGPIEMTAQKKVSQSYLTQLWSHNVFGESSDSKFKSLTDSIGKRFTIAVLSIAIVSALYWVFTEPGKVWNVFTAVLIIACPCAIALAAPFTLGNMLRIFGKKKFYLKDVSVIEKLAKIDTAIFDKTGTLTTRKHDEIFYEGSKLTKEEKSLMKSTLRASNHPLSRSLYSLLKEHNILSLDQYEEYIGLGLFGSKGDNTIKIGSSTFVDNCNQTSPSKAEVHISTNSNYRGRFVLQSQYRNGITDLMSDLRKQIDLAVLSGDHDGERNRLQTLLPGLTPMYFDQNPKDKLYFVKELQDSGKRVMMVGDGLNDAGALAQSDVGIALAEDINVFSPACDGILDATAFTNLSSYINASKKAMGIIRLSFVLSLAYNLIGLYFAVTGQLQPVIAAILMPLSSISIVAFTTIATNWLGRRIK, from the coding sequence ATGGATAACAAATCATGTTTTCATTGTGGGGATCCCTGTGATGAGGCTACCGTGTTGTATCAGGATAAAACTTTTTGTTGCAACGGATGCAAGACCGTTTATGAGATATTTGATTCGAACGATCTAAAATATTACTATGATCTGCAGTCGGCAGCAGGAAGTACCCCGAAACTTTCACCCGGTAAATACGATTACCTGGAGAATTCTGAGATTGCAGAGCAATTATTAGAGTTCAATGATGGGAAACATCAGATAATTAGTCTGTTTATCCCTACCATCCATTGTAGCTCCTGTATCTGGGTTCTTGAAAACCTCGGCAAGTTAGCGCCTGGGATCGTCCAGTCTCAGGTCGATTTTCCAAAAAAGACCCTCAGAATATCCTTCAGGGACAAAACTATTTCCCTGAAAGAAATTGTGGAACTATTAGCAAAGATTGGGTATGAGCCCAATATATCCCTCGCAGATTCTGAAGTCAAAAAGAATAAGGACGGCAAAAAAATCATCTATCAATTGGGCGTTGCGGGGTTTGGCTTTGGCAATATCATGTTCCTTTCCTTTCCCGAATATTTTGAGGTGGGTGAATACTGGCTGGAACAGTACAAAATGCTCTTCCGATGGTTGATGTTCGCCTTTTCCCTACCGGTGGTATTTTACGCCGGAAGGGATTACTTACTATCAGCCTACAAAGGCATCAAAAGTAATTTTCTCAATATAGATGTCCCTATCGCCCTGGGAATACTCGTCTTATTTATCCGCAGTACCCTCGAGATTATATTCGATTGGGGCAGTGGGTTTTTTGACAGTCTTAGCGGCCTCATTTTCTTTTTACTCTTAGGTAAGTATTTTCAACAACGCACTTACTCCTTCCTCTCTTTTGAAAGAGATTACAAGTCCTATTTCCCGGTTGCTATTACCCGTATATTTAATAATGGAAGGGAGGAATCAGTCCGGGTAAACGATTTGAAAAAAGGCGACAGACTACTCATACGCCATGGTGAGCTTATTCCGGTAGATGGTATTCTGGAAACCGGACCAGCAGAGATAGACTACAGTTTTGTAACCGGTGAGGCCAGGCCTGTACATGTAGATGCAGGAGAAAAAGTTTTTGCAGGAGGGAAACAACTCGGAGGGCCGATTGAAATGACGGCTCAAAAGAAAGTCTCGCAAAGCTATCTCACTCAGCTATGGAGTCATAACGTTTTTGGTGAAAGTTCAGACAGTAAATTTAAATCCCTCACCGATAGTATCGGAAAGCGTTTTACGATTGCCGTTCTCTCCATTGCAATTGTATCGGCCCTTTACTGGGTATTCACAGAACCAGGGAAAGTATGGAATGTATTTACAGCCGTACTCATCATCGCTTGCCCCTGCGCTATTGCCCTTGCGGCCCCTTTTACCCTGGGTAACATGCTGAGGATTTTCGGAAAGAAAAAATTCTACCTCAAAGATGTTTCGGTCATTGAGAAGTTGGCGAAAATCGACACCGCCATTTTTGATAAAACAGGAACCCTGACAACCCGAAAACACGACGAGATTTTCTATGAAGGCAGTAAGCTCACAAAAGAGGAAAAATCGTTGATGAAGAGCACTCTGAGAGCGTCTAACCACCCTTTGAGCAGATCGCTTTACAGCTTATTAAAAGAACATAATATTTTAAGTCTGGACCAATACGAGGAATACATTGGCCTTGGCCTTTTTGGAAGCAAAGGAGATAATACTATTAAAATCGGATCTTCAACCTTCGTCGATAATTGTAATCAGACTTCTCCTAGTAAAGCTGAAGTCCACATCAGTACCAATTCCAATTACAGAGGCCGATTTGTACTCCAAAGTCAGTATCGCAATGGCATTACTGATTTGATGTCGGATTTGAGAAAGCAGATCGATTTGGCCGTCTTATCAGGAGACCATGACGGGGAAAGAAATCGGCTGCAAACCCTGCTCCCCGGTTTAACACCTATGTACTTTGATCAGAATCCAAAAGACAAGCTCTATTTCGTGAAAGAGTTACAGGATTCAGGAAAACGGGTGATGATGGTTGGTGATGGCCTCAATGACGCCGGTGCTCTGGCACAAAGTGATGTTGGAATTGCACTCGCCGAAGACATTAATGTATTCTCTCCGGCCTGCGACGGTATTCTGGACGCTACTGCTTTTACAAACCTTAGCTCTTACATAAATGCCTCTAAAAAGGCCATGGGAATCATCAGACTGAGTTTTGTTTTGTCTCTGGCCTACAACCTCATTGGACTCTATTTTGCAGTGACCGGCCAGTTGCAACCGGTAATTGCTGCCATCCTGATGCCGCTCAGTTCAATAAGTATAGTGGCATTCACCACCATAGCAACAAACTGGTTAGGAAGAAGAATTAAATAA
- a CDS encoding Crp/Fnr family transcriptional regulator, with protein sequence MKSRCENCIIRQFNTLRAMSKEELKRVSDTKTSKTIKKGQAIFEEGEKLNGVFCVREGVSKLSKLSANGKDQIVKLASKGEVMGQRSVIAEETTNLSAVAVSDMEVCFIPKEGIVEALHKNPNFTVEVLRHMAHDLREADDVIVNMSQKTVKQRIAEAFLYLRDNFGTDAEGYLKVTLSREDIANVVGTATESCIRIISEFKKKKYIKTSGKKIGIEDEKKLRDLVDGF encoded by the coding sequence ATGAAAAGCAGATGTGAGAACTGTATTATCAGACAATTTAACACCTTGCGGGCTATGAGCAAGGAGGAATTAAAGCGTGTGTCCGATACCAAGACTTCCAAAACGATCAAGAAAGGTCAGGCCATTTTTGAGGAAGGGGAAAAACTGAATGGAGTTTTTTGTGTTCGCGAAGGAGTATCTAAGCTATCCAAACTTAGCGCAAATGGGAAAGACCAGATCGTGAAACTCGCCAGCAAAGGAGAGGTCATGGGTCAGAGATCCGTAATTGCCGAAGAAACTACAAATTTGAGTGCCGTTGCTGTTAGTGATATGGAGGTTTGTTTTATTCCAAAAGAAGGAATAGTTGAAGCCTTACATAAGAATCCGAATTTTACCGTTGAGGTTTTGCGTCATATGGCCCATGATTTACGCGAAGCGGATGATGTGATTGTAAATATGTCTCAAAAGACAGTCAAGCAGCGCATTGCTGAAGCCTTTCTATATCTCAGGGATAATTTCGGAACAGATGCCGAAGGCTACCTCAAGGTCACCTTATCCAGGGAAGATATAGCCAATGTGGTTGGAACCGCAACCGAATCCTGTATCAGGATCATTTCTGAATTCAAGAAAAAAAAATACATCAAGACTTCCGGAAAAAAGATCGGGATCGAGGATGAGAAAAAGCTTCGAGACCTTGTTGATGGCTTTTAA
- a CDS encoding universal stress protein: MKQVLLPTDFSENSWNAITYVLELLKEDECTFHLLNTYTPVIPNNRFMASSFQGSVLEEGSRENSKNGLNNIINRIEKSHKNKNHSFKIKSSFNILVEEIRTMIEEEEIDLIVTGTKGASGIDEVFLGSNTVRIIKAVKECPVLTIPRNFKFVRPQEVVFATDFKRYYSKSELAPLIELTKSFKATIRIVYVQNEIKALSEVQQFNLNMLRKYFKGIDHYVHTVSELNSVSKTLEVFADELDIHLLAMLNYQHSYMERMTREPVVKCMAFHTQVPLLVIPELGMNGPKRSSEETRFQLAK, from the coding sequence ATGAAGCAAGTCCTATTACCCACAGATTTTTCAGAAAATTCATGGAATGCTATTACCTATGTCCTTGAATTATTGAAGGAAGACGAATGTACATTTCATTTGTTGAATACATATACCCCGGTAATACCTAACAACAGGTTTATGGCTTCCAGTTTTCAGGGAAGTGTCTTGGAAGAAGGAAGTAGGGAAAATTCAAAAAACGGCTTAAATAACATCATTAATCGAATAGAAAAGTCCCATAAGAATAAAAATCATTCATTTAAAATCAAATCGTCCTTTAATATCCTTGTGGAAGAGATCAGAACTATGATCGAAGAGGAGGAAATCGATCTTATTGTAACCGGTACAAAAGGGGCTTCCGGTATTGACGAAGTTTTTCTGGGAAGCAATACTGTTCGGATAATCAAAGCAGTGAAAGAGTGTCCTGTCCTAACCATTCCCAGAAATTTTAAATTTGTTAGGCCCCAGGAAGTAGTATTTGCAACTGATTTTAAGAGGTACTACAGCAAATCAGAATTGGCACCTTTAATAGAGTTAACCAAAAGTTTTAAAGCAACTATCCGAATAGTTTACGTGCAAAACGAAATTAAGGCTTTGTCTGAAGTTCAGCAGTTTAACCTCAATATGCTGAGAAAGTATTTTAAAGGGATAGATCATTATGTCCATACCGTTTCAGAATTAAATTCTGTTTCCAAAACTTTGGAGGTTTTTGCCGATGAGTTGGATATACATCTACTGGCTATGCTGAATTATCAGCACAGTTATATGGAACGAATGACAAGGGAGCCTGTAGTAAAGTGTATGGCTTTCCACACCCAGGTACCTCTTTTGGTAATTCCCGAATTAGGGATGAATGGCCCTAAACGATCAAGTGAAGAAACAAGATTTCAACTCGCTAAGTAA
- a CDS encoding homogentisate 1,2-dioxygenase: MPLYHTLGKIPHKRHTVFKKPDGSLYYEQLFGTIGFDGMSSLMYHVHRPTQVKEIGKSLDISPKAAVQYHVQSRLLKGLELAAEDDYLISRKVILFNGDVHVGLAAPRKSMTGYFYKNADADELLFIHKGSGSLKTMLGEIPFGYGDYILIPRGMIYQIHFETEDNRLLITESYHPIYTPKRYRNWFGQHLEHSPFCERDFRLPENLKTHDEKGEFLIKVKKQGHLHHLVYATHPFDVVGWDGYNYPYAFSIHDFEPITGRVHQPPPVHQTFETNAFVVCSFCPRLYDYHPEAIPAPYNHSNIDSDEVLYYVDGDFMSRKGIDKGYISLHPAGIPHGPHPGTYEASIGKKGTEELAVMIDTFKPLQLTQEALNLDDGKYFKSWLE; the protein is encoded by the coding sequence ATGCCACTATATCATACTTTAGGAAAGATTCCACACAAAAGACACACGGTCTTTAAAAAACCTGACGGTAGTCTGTATTACGAGCAATTGTTTGGGACAATAGGTTTTGACGGAATGTCTTCATTGATGTACCACGTGCACAGGCCAACACAGGTGAAGGAGATCGGGAAATCCCTGGATATTAGTCCGAAAGCAGCGGTGCAATATCACGTGCAATCGCGTTTGCTGAAGGGACTCGAATTAGCTGCTGAAGATGATTATCTGATCAGCAGAAAAGTTATCCTCTTTAACGGCGATGTACATGTGGGGCTGGCTGCGCCAAGGAAATCCATGACCGGGTATTTTTACAAGAATGCAGACGCAGATGAATTACTTTTTATCCATAAAGGCTCAGGAAGCCTAAAAACCATGTTGGGGGAGATCCCATTTGGATATGGAGATTATATTTTGATACCCAGGGGGATGATTTATCAGATCCATTTTGAAACCGAGGACAACAGATTGTTGATCACAGAATCATACCATCCGATTTACACCCCGAAACGATATCGCAACTGGTTTGGACAACACCTGGAGCATTCGCCATTTTGCGAGCGTGATTTCAGGTTGCCTGAAAATCTGAAAACGCATGACGAAAAAGGAGAATTCCTGATCAAGGTAAAGAAACAAGGCCATTTACACCATCTGGTCTATGCCACACATCCTTTTGACGTTGTTGGCTGGGACGGATACAATTATCCTTATGCCTTTTCCATACACGATTTTGAACCCATAACCGGAAGGGTCCACCAGCCGCCACCGGTGCATCAGACATTTGAGACAAATGCTTTTGTGGTTTGTTCCTTCTGTCCAAGGTTGTACGATTATCATCCTGAAGCCATCCCTGCACCATACAATCACTCCAATATCGATTCCGATGAGGTACTTTACTATGTGGATGGCGATTTTATGAGCAGGAAAGGAATCGACAAGGGCTATATTTCACTGCATCCGGCAGGTATCCCACACGGGCCGCATCCTGGAACTTATGAGGCTAGTATCGGGAAGAAAGGCACGGAGGAATTGGCCGTTATGATCGATACTTTCAAACCTTTACAACTCACACAGGAAGCCTTAAACCTCGATGACGGTAAATACTTTAAATCCTGGCTAGAGTAG
- the hutG gene encoding formimidoylglutamase, whose protein sequence is MGKFYTKPDKSQWSGRISGKREYLHEKVLLKDLDKGDIFQYENRAYALLGYACDEGVKRNSGRPGAVKGPYAIRTELGKMANHLPEDVQLIDAGNVHCPEGDLESSQDLLANMTTKLIKQGATPLLLGGGHDIAYGHFRGIKSGMEKGNRLGIINFDAHFDLRSNERGNHSGSPFYQIANECSAEGEPFDYLCLGIRKEANPPELFETASRFGVKYVELPEFSISNVTAVKKTIVDFISRVDKVYVTIDMDGFSSAYSPGVSASSPVGFKPELVFSSLKTIIDSRKLVGLDVAETNPLYDQDQQTAKLAAGMIYYAIHNLALL, encoded by the coding sequence ATGGGAAAATTTTACACCAAGCCTGACAAATCACAATGGAGCGGCCGCATCTCTGGAAAACGGGAATATCTTCACGAAAAAGTTCTTTTGAAAGACCTTGATAAAGGGGATATTTTTCAATATGAAAACCGAGCATATGCCCTTTTAGGTTATGCCTGTGATGAAGGGGTAAAACGAAATTCTGGCAGACCCGGTGCCGTCAAAGGACCCTATGCAATCCGCACAGAGCTGGGTAAGATGGCCAACCACCTTCCGGAAGATGTTCAATTGATAGACGCGGGTAATGTTCATTGTCCTGAAGGGGATCTGGAAAGCAGTCAAGACCTTTTGGCAAATATGACCACTAAACTTATTAAACAGGGAGCTACGCCCCTACTCCTTGGAGGAGGTCACGATATTGCCTATGGTCACTTCAGGGGAATTAAAAGTGGCATGGAAAAGGGAAACCGACTCGGGATCATCAATTTTGATGCCCATTTTGATCTCAGAAGCAATGAACGAGGGAATCATTCCGGAAGTCCCTTTTATCAAATCGCAAACGAATGTTCCGCAGAAGGCGAGCCCTTTGATTACCTCTGCCTTGGGATCAGAAAAGAAGCGAATCCCCCTGAATTATTCGAAACTGCAAGTCGATTCGGAGTAAAATACGTAGAGCTACCGGAGTTTTCCATTTCTAATGTTACTGCAGTAAAAAAGACGATAGTCGATTTTATATCAAGGGTAGACAAGGTTTATGTTACTATAGATATGGACGGATTTTCCTCGGCCTATTCTCCGGGAGTGAGCGCTTCTTCTCCTGTAGGTTTTAAACCGGAGCTAGTTTTCTCCAGCCTTAAAACCATTATCGATTCAAGGAAATTAGTCGGTCTGGATGTGGCAGAAACAAATCCGCTTTACGACCAGGACCAACAAACGGCAAAATTAGCTGCAGGGATGATTTACTACGCCATACACAACCTCGCCCTACTCTAG
- a CDS encoding urocanate hydratase: MKATVSSEIDSFKTAILQGIPDTLPPKAQLSDDISHAPMRKQILTVDEKRLAVRNALRYFPEAWHQQLAKEFAEELLLYGRIYMFRFKPKYRMYARPISDYPARTTEAAAIMLMIQNNLDPAVAQHPDELITYGGNGAVFQNWAQYLLTMKYLAKMTEQQTLHMYSGHPMGLFPSSKDAPRVVITNGMMIPNYSKPDDWERFNALGVTQYGQMTAGSYMYIGPQGIVHGTTITVMNAFRKVLRKGDTPNGKVFLTSGLGGMSGAQPKAGNIAQCITVCAEVNPAAANKRHQQGWVDEIYDTLPALVDRTRRAIEDSEVVSLAFIGNVVDVWERFLEENIFVSLGSDQTSLHNPWAGGYYPAGMSFEEANALMVENPEQFKLKVQESLRKQVSLINAHAKKGTYFFDYGNAFLLEASKAGARVMAENNIDFRYPSYVQDILGPLCFDYGFGPFRWVCTSGNPKDLRKTDAIALQVLQKIMEEAPDEIKQQMQDNIVWIEQAEKNKLVVGSQARILYADAEGRAAIALAFNEAIKKGQISAPVVLGRDHHDVSGTDSPFRETSNIYDGSRFTADMAIHNVIGDSFRGASWVSIHNGGGVGWGEVINGGFGMLLDGSDQSAKRIKNMLFYDVNNGIARRSWARNSEAIFAIKREMNRTPDLDITLPNIVEDKTIDNLF, translated from the coding sequence ATGAAGGCAACAGTATCTTCCGAAATAGATTCGTTTAAAACAGCAATACTGCAAGGTATTCCCGATACTTTACCCCCTAAAGCTCAACTAAGTGATGATATCAGTCATGCCCCTATGCGAAAGCAAATCCTGACCGTTGATGAAAAACGTCTTGCTGTGAGGAATGCGCTCCGCTACTTTCCCGAGGCCTGGCATCAGCAACTGGCAAAGGAATTTGCAGAGGAGCTTTTGCTCTACGGGCGTATCTATATGTTCCGATTTAAACCGAAATACCGGATGTATGCCAGACCTATTTCTGACTATCCGGCAAGGACAACTGAGGCAGCGGCCATCATGCTAATGATCCAGAATAACCTGGATCCGGCTGTAGCTCAACATCCTGATGAATTGATCACCTATGGAGGCAATGGTGCCGTATTTCAGAATTGGGCACAATATCTGCTCACCATGAAATACCTGGCCAAAATGACGGAACAGCAAACGCTGCACATGTATTCCGGTCATCCGATGGGCCTTTTTCCCTCCTCAAAAGATGCTCCCAGAGTGGTCATTACCAATGGGATGATGATTCCCAATTACTCTAAACCCGATGATTGGGAACGGTTCAACGCCCTGGGCGTTACCCAATACGGCCAGATGACTGCGGGTTCATACATGTACATAGGGCCACAGGGAATTGTTCACGGTACCACAATCACGGTGATGAACGCCTTCCGAAAAGTGCTTCGCAAAGGGGATACCCCGAATGGAAAAGTATTTTTAACTTCAGGTCTGGGGGGAATGAGCGGGGCTCAGCCCAAAGCTGGAAATATAGCACAATGTATAACGGTTTGTGCAGAGGTCAACCCCGCAGCAGCCAATAAGAGACATCAGCAAGGCTGGGTAGATGAAATTTACGATACTCTGCCTGCATTGGTAGATAGAACCAGGAGAGCCATAGAGGATTCTGAAGTTGTTTCCCTGGCATTTATTGGGAATGTGGTTGACGTCTGGGAGCGCTTCCTGGAAGAAAATATTTTTGTAAGCCTGGGGTCTGACCAAACTTCACTTCACAACCCATGGGCCGGAGGGTATTATCCTGCAGGCATGTCTTTTGAAGAGGCGAATGCCCTTATGGTAGAAAATCCCGAACAGTTTAAATTAAAAGTTCAGGAATCCCTGAGAAAGCAAGTATCACTGATCAACGCCCATGCTAAAAAAGGGACTTATTTCTTTGATTATGGCAATGCCTTTCTCCTCGAAGCTTCCAAGGCCGGGGCAAGGGTGATGGCCGAAAATAATATCGATTTCCGATACCCTTCTTACGTGCAGGATATCCTGGGGCCCTTGTGTTTCGACTATGGATTCGGGCCGTTCCGGTGGGTGTGTACGTCCGGGAACCCCAAAGACCTGCGAAAGACCGATGCCATAGCCCTGCAAGTACTACAAAAAATTATGGAAGAGGCTCCGGATGAGATCAAGCAACAGATGCAGGATAATATAGTGTGGATTGAACAAGCTGAAAAAAACAAGCTGGTCGTCGGTTCGCAGGCAAGGATTTTATACGCCGATGCTGAAGGAAGGGCAGCCATCGCTCTCGCATTCAACGAAGCCATCAAAAAGGGCCAAATCTCAGCACCGGTGGTCCTGGGCAGGGATCATCACGATGTCAGTGGCACCGATTCTCCATTCCGGGAAACCAGTAACATTTATGACGGTAGCAGATTTACAGCCGATATGGCGATACACAATGTGATTGGAGACAGTTTCCGTGGGGCTAGCTGGGTTTCTATTCATAATGGCGGCGGAGTAGGGTGGGGAGAAGTGATCAACGGGGGATTTGGAATGCTCCTCGACGGCAGTGATCAGAGCGCCAAAAGAATCAAGAATATGTTGTTTTATGATGTAAACAACGGAATCGCGAGAAGGAGCTGGGCCAGAAATTCTGAGGCTATTTTTGCTATCAAAAGAGAGATGAATCGCACACCCGACTTAGATATCACTCTACCCAACATTGTAGAAGATAAAACTATTGACAACCTCTTTTAA
- the hutI gene encoding imidazolonepropionase, with the protein MAHYTYLGPVSELLPMAELPLKGALKDSSLQVLKQQGILTEDGVILAVDDHDKLLQKAEELGADITILRGELTALPGFIDCHTHICFSGSRAGDYALRNAGSSYLEIAEKGGGIWDTVTKTRQASEKVLRLGVVKRTSEHLNQGVTTLEVKSGYGLNLKDELKMLRAIDKARSSVPIDLVSTCLAAHIFPKDFEGTKADYLNFLSRELLPAIKKEDLANRVDAFIEEGAFSRSEILPYLKKAIDLGFDITLHADQFSTGGSSVAIECNAVSADHLEASTEKEIEALAKSDVIAVALPGASLGLGCAYAPVRALLDTGASVAIASDYNPGSAPMGQLLTQAAILGTFQKLTTAEVFAGLTYRAAAALGLKDRGRLVAGMLADIVLFPTPDHREILYRQGSLKPCYTIKSGSIVYNNTEQ; encoded by the coding sequence ATGGCGCATTACACCTATCTAGGTCCTGTATCGGAACTCTTACCAATGGCGGAGCTCCCCCTGAAGGGAGCCCTCAAGGATTCCTCCCTACAGGTATTAAAACAGCAGGGCATACTGACAGAAGATGGGGTCATTCTTGCCGTTGACGACCACGATAAACTCCTGCAGAAGGCCGAAGAACTGGGTGCAGATATTACAATACTTAGAGGAGAACTCACAGCCCTACCTGGATTTATTGACTGCCATACTCATATCTGTTTCAGTGGATCAAGAGCCGGGGATTACGCCCTGCGAAATGCAGGAAGTTCCTATTTGGAGATTGCCGAAAAAGGCGGGGGCATATGGGATACAGTAACCAAAACAAGGCAAGCATCAGAAAAAGTACTGCGACTAGGCGTGGTCAAGAGGACCAGCGAACATCTCAATCAAGGGGTCACTACTCTGGAAGTAAAAAGTGGATACGGACTCAATCTTAAGGATGAACTCAAAATGCTCAGGGCGATAGACAAAGCAAGGTCTTCAGTTCCCATCGATCTGGTCAGTACTTGTCTTGCTGCCCATATCTTTCCAAAAGACTTTGAGGGTACAAAGGCGGATTACCTCAATTTTTTAAGTCGGGAACTTTTACCTGCAATAAAGAAGGAAGATCTTGCCAACAGGGTAGATGCTTTTATTGAAGAAGGGGCATTTTCAAGGTCTGAGATACTCCCATATCTAAAAAAGGCAATTGATCTTGGGTTTGATATTACCCTTCACGCAGATCAGTTTTCTACGGGAGGAAGTAGTGTGGCTATTGAATGTAATGCTGTAAGTGCCGATCATCTCGAGGCAAGTACAGAAAAAGAAATTGAGGCCCTGGCCAAGAGCGATGTAATTGCGGTAGCCCTTCCCGGAGCGAGTTTGGGTCTGGGTTGTGCTTATGCACCTGTTCGTGCCTTGCTGGATACCGGAGCTTCGGTGGCCATTGCTAGTGATTACAACCCGGGCTCAGCACCAATGGGTCAACTCCTGACCCAGGCAGCTATCCTTGGTACCTTCCAAAAATTAACAACTGCAGAGGTTTTCGCAGGACTTACTTATAGAGCTGCAGCGGCACTCGGACTTAAGGACAGGGGCCGACTTGTTGCTGGTATGCTAGCCGATATAGTCCTATTTCCCACGCCGGACCACAGAGAAATTTTATACCGCCAAGGGAGCCTCAAACCCTGTTACACCATTAAGAGCGGAAGCATCGTTTATAATAATACAGAACAATGA